In Spirosoma sp. KUDC1026, the sequence TTATTCAACCGACGAACTTCCTGAAATGCAGCGTCCAGATCACCAAGCCGATTAGCCCGGAACGCCAGGCGAATCAACTCGTCGTATTTATCCAGACGTTCCTGAATGATTTTATTTTGCTCGTTGAAAAACTCACGACGACGCTGAAAGAAATTATCCAGCAACTCCTGAAAACGTCCCTCGATTTCCGCTTCAACCGATTTATCAACGGGTCCTGTTTTAATCCATTTGGTTTTAACCTCCTGGAGCGCATCGGCCGTTGGGCGCCAGTCTGTACTATCAACCAGCGCTTCGGCTTCACCAATCAGCGCCCGTTTAATTTCTAAGTTTTTGAGTTGATTGACCGATATGAGATCAGCCAGGAGAGACTCCTGCGCATCCAGTCGCTCGAGCAGAGGAGGAAAGTCACCGAGTGCGTCGAAGCCAATCAGTTTCTTTCGGAGCTGAACAAGCTTAGTCAGATAAGAGCCTTTGTTCTGAGCTTCGGTGATGTCTTTCTCTAGCTGGCTGACTTTGTTTTCGGCAATAATGAAGCGGTTTTTAAAATAATCGAGCGCTTCCTGCTCGGTTCGTTTGACTTCGCCGATCTGGCGGTCTTCGTAATTCAGGTAGCCCTTTAAAAATACCTTTCCGTCTTTGACGTAACCGTATTCGTCTACCAGTGAAGCGTTTTCCATTACTGTTTTTGGTTAAGGCTGCGCTGAGGGTTAAATTTGGGCACATTTGCCAACCACAAATCTATCAGAAATTAATGAGCCAGGAAACCATAATCTTCTCCATGGCGGGCGTGAGTAAAAATATTCCCCCTAACCGACAAATCCTAAAGAACATATACCTTTCCTTTTTTTATGGTGCAAAAATAGGGGTATTGGGTCTGAACGGCTCTGGAAAGTCCACCCTGCTGCGCATCATTGCCGGACTGGATAAAAGCTATACGGGCGAAGTTGTTTTCTCGCCCGGTTATTCGGTTGGCATGCTCGACCAGGAGCCAAAATTTGAACCGGGTAAAACTGTTCGGGAGGTTGTAGAGGAAGGTGTTCAGGAAGTTGTCAACCTGCTCAAAGAGTTTGACGAGATCAACGAGGCCTTTGGTGATCCCGACGCCGACTTCGATAAACTCATCGAACGTCAGGGTGAGGTCCAGGAAAAACTTGACCATTATAACGCCTGGGAACTCGACCAGAAGCTCGAACGGGCAATGGATGCGTTACGTTGCCCTCCGTCCGATGCCCTCATCGATAACCTGTCCGGCGGTGAAAAGCGACGGGTAGCCCTGTGCCGCCTGTTGCTACAGCAGCCCGACGTTTTACTGCTGGATGAACCAACCAACCACCTGGATGCTGAATCCGTTTTGTGGCTCGAGGAGCACCTTCGTCAGTACGCCGGTACCGTTATTGCCGTTACTCACGATCGTTACTTCCTGGATAATGTAGCGGGCTGGATTCTGGAACTCGATCGGGGCGAAGGTATCCCCTGGAAAGGAAACTACTCTTCCTGGCTCGATCAGAAGCAAACTCGCCTAGCCAAAGAAGAAAAAACCGAATCCAAACGCCAGAAAACTCTACAGCGTGAACTGGAGTGGGTACGTATGGCTCCTAAAGCTCGTCAGGCGAAATCAAAAGCACGTTTAGGAGCCTATGAGCGATTGCTGAGCGAAGATGCCAAACAACGCGATGAAAAGCTTGAAATATTCATTCCGGCTGGTCCACGCTTGGGTGCGAAAGTAATCGAAGCAGAAGATGTTGCCAAGGCCTTCGGTGATCGCCTTCTGTTCGAACATTTAAATTTCCGGCTACCCCAGGGCGGTATCGTTGGTATTATTGGTCCCAACGGCGCTGGTAAAACGACGTTGTTTAAACTCATTACTGGCCGGGATAAACCCAATGCTGGTACATTCGACGTTGGTGAGACCGTGAAGGTGGCTTACGTCGACCAAGAACACGATGGTCTTGATCCAGACAAGAGCGTTTATGAAACCATCTCCGGCGGTAATGAGTGGATCATGATGGGCGGTAAACAAAGCAACGCCCGCGCCTATGTCAGCCGCTTCAACTTCGCCGGTGCCGATCAGGAAAAGAAAATTGGTACGTTATCCGGTGGAGAGCGAAATCGAGTGCACCTCGCTATGACACTTAAAGAAGGTGCAAATCTACTTCTGCTTGATGAGCCAACGAACGATCTTGACGTTAATACGCTCCGGGCGCTGGAAGAAGGTCTGGAGAATTTTGCGGGTTGTGCCGTAGTCATCAGCCACGACCGCTGGTTCCTGGATCGTATAGCGACGCATATTTTGGCTTTCGAAGGCGACTCGCAGGTGTATTGGTTTGAAGGTAATTTTTCTGAGTACGAGGAAAACCGTCGGAAACGGTTGGGTAACGAAGCTACTCCAACCCGTATTAAATACAAGAAACTCGTATAAAGTCATTTACCGTGCCTGACGAAACTGATATGTATTACGTATCAGTTTCGTCAGGCACGGTATTTAGTTTTGTTCCCATATGCATTACGGATATTTGAATGGTACAGTTGCTCCCGTCGATCAGTTAGCTATTGGCGTTACAGATCTCTCGCTGTTACGTGGATATGGCTTGTTTGACTATTTTCTCACTTATAACGGTCGGCCCTTTCAGTGGGACTGGTATTGGGAGCGCTTTCAGAACTCAGCAACGCGTATGCATCTGTCTCTGCCTGTCACTAAGGATGAAACCTACGCAATTGTGATGGATCTGCTGGAACGTAGCACCCGCAACGGTGGTACCGATGTGGGATTCCGGTTTGTTATGACAGGTGGGTACTCAGCCGATAGTATCAGTATTGTCAAGCCCAATCTGTTGATTATGACGGAGGACATTCATCCTGTACCAACGAATCAATACGAGCAGGGTGTGAAAGTGATACTGGATGACTATGTTCGTGAGATGGCCGAAGTAAAGACTACAGATTATAAGCACGTTATTCTTATGGCCGAAGCTATTCGAGCTGCTGGAGCATCCGATATTCTGTATTATAAAGACGGCGAAATCAGTGAATTGAGCCGTAGTAATTTCTTTATCGTAAAAGGTGATCAGCTTATTACACCAGACAAAAATATCCTGCATGGTATTACTCGACGCACGGTCATGCAGTTGGCCCAAGAGGATTTCGAGGTTGTAGAACGTCCAGTTTTGCTGTCCGAATTGTACGACGCCGAAGAAGCCTTTACCACCAGCTCGACCAAGAATGTATTGCCTATCGTCCAGATAAGCGATTTGACAATTGCCGATGGACTAGTGGGACCCAAGTCAAAGTTTTTACTTGAACGTATCAATGACCTGGTAGCCACTTGGTAATTATACTAGGTGGCTCTTATTAAAACTGTGTATAAAGGGTTAGTTATCCACAATCAAGATGTGGATAACTAACCCTTTTATCCGAAATCAAAAATAAACATTATCAAAAGGTTATCAAATAGGGTTAACTTTTAACCTGATAATACGTTATCGCAACGGCTGAACTGCTTAAGCGCAATCTGCTTTCCAGCCCGAATTACTTTTGCATTACAAATAGATGATACGTTTCTTCACGGAAGATGTGCCCTACGAGCAGCCAAAGAAAAGAGCTACTCAGCAATGGTTAAAGAAACAGGCCGAACAGGAAGGATATAGTGTTGGCGAGCTAAACTATATCTTCTGCTCGGACGAATACTTGTTGCAAGTCAATCGAGATTATCTGCAACACGATTACTACACGGATATTATTACGTTTGATCAGAGTGAGGAAGAAGATAAGATTGAAGGCGATATTTTCGTCAGTGTCGATCGCGTTACTGATAATGCCGCTCAACTCAATATCACTCCACAACAGGAGATGACACGCGTACTTGCTCATGGCATGTTACATCTATGTGGCTATGGTGATAAGTCTGAGGAAGAAGCCAAACTAATGCGGGCTAAGGAAGAAGAGTGGATGAATGCGTTTTCTAAATGATTCTTTTCTGATCAATCATCAAGCTACCACACAGATCACAGCATGTGTAAATTCCCGTATAAGCGCATTCTTCGATATTATACTAAACTTTAGTGTCATTGAACCAGTAAAGGCGGTACAGTGCTTTTCTGAACTTTTTAATCAACCATGATTTGAGTAAAAGGCGGCACCCCTCGGAAGGTTTAACTATGAGAACA encodes:
- a CDS encoding DUF349 domain-containing protein, with the protein product MENASLVDEYGYVKDGKVFLKGYLNYEDRQIGEVKRTEQEALDYFKNRFIIAENKVSQLEKDITEAQNKGSYLTKLVQLRKKLIGFDALGDFPPLLERLDAQESLLADLISVNQLKNLEIKRALIGEAEALVDSTDWRPTADALQEVKTKWIKTGPVDKSVEAEIEGRFQELLDNFFQRRREFFNEQNKIIQERLDKYDELIRLAFRANRLGDLDAAFQEVRRLNNAWKQVGEVPIKKSGKLYKSFKKATTTFYAKYNEAKGIVIEKKIDPRIEAQMKMADEAERLAKQDDIVAAADRAKVLLNSWKEIKIPFKLQDKDINERFRAACDKIFELSYLNRVLTRKYPAFELKSQPEQIRTKIREMEYLVKREKNDLQFALQDADGLDPNDPNDKMVLNKINTQKRKIAMKEIILKEFQKQLTAVGY
- the ettA gene encoding energy-dependent translational throttle protein EttA — encoded protein: MSQETIIFSMAGVSKNIPPNRQILKNIYLSFFYGAKIGVLGLNGSGKSTLLRIIAGLDKSYTGEVVFSPGYSVGMLDQEPKFEPGKTVREVVEEGVQEVVNLLKEFDEINEAFGDPDADFDKLIERQGEVQEKLDHYNAWELDQKLERAMDALRCPPSDALIDNLSGGEKRRVALCRLLLQQPDVLLLDEPTNHLDAESVLWLEEHLRQYAGTVIAVTHDRYFLDNVAGWILELDRGEGIPWKGNYSSWLDQKQTRLAKEEKTESKRQKTLQRELEWVRMAPKARQAKSKARLGAYERLLSEDAKQRDEKLEIFIPAGPRLGAKVIEAEDVAKAFGDRLLFEHLNFRLPQGGIVGIIGPNGAGKTTLFKLITGRDKPNAGTFDVGETVKVAYVDQEHDGLDPDKSVYETISGGNEWIMMGGKQSNARAYVSRFNFAGADQEKKIGTLSGGERNRVHLAMTLKEGANLLLLDEPTNDLDVNTLRALEEGLENFAGCAVVISHDRWFLDRIATHILAFEGDSQVYWFEGNFSEYEENRRKRLGNEATPTRIKYKKLV
- a CDS encoding aminotransferase class IV yields the protein MHYGYLNGTVAPVDQLAIGVTDLSLLRGYGLFDYFLTYNGRPFQWDWYWERFQNSATRMHLSLPVTKDETYAIVMDLLERSTRNGGTDVGFRFVMTGGYSADSISIVKPNLLIMTEDIHPVPTNQYEQGVKVILDDYVREMAEVKTTDYKHVILMAEAIRAAGASDILYYKDGEISELSRSNFFIVKGDQLITPDKNILHGITRRTVMQLAQEDFEVVERPVLLSELYDAEEAFTTSSTKNVLPIVQISDLTIADGLVGPKSKFLLERINDLVATW
- the ybeY gene encoding rRNA maturation RNase YbeY, with the protein product MIRFFTEDVPYEQPKKRATQQWLKKQAEQEGYSVGELNYIFCSDEYLLQVNRDYLQHDYYTDIITFDQSEEEDKIEGDIFVSVDRVTDNAAQLNITPQQEMTRVLAHGMLHLCGYGDKSEEEAKLMRAKEEEWMNAFSK